One genomic window of Saccharomyces cerevisiae S288C chromosome XII, complete sequence includes the following:
- the BER1 gene encoding Ber1p (Protein involved in microtubule-related processes; GFP-fusion protein localizes to the cytoplasm and is induced in response to the DNA-damaging agent MMS; YLR412W is not an essential gene; similar to Arabidopsis SRR1 gene): MDFKASGTKFKKTGKKVVPAKAFEEIVQTNRDVLKKSAFLSDLLENLQPHLNNIKKIRCVAIGNFKEDFPATYQFALLLEITDYIKSEDERDVVVSLYDPIFTKEEIQYLKSLGSKWLIEEEFSENDAIDYESVLYFLPHAPLDLTENILSSQRPHLWLANNMISHTDRYTKAKLCENYPNLSKLVHYLQTNAPPEVKKAHDVDGFATFIPKRKRKNRNNSSKLKVTPSDIDYDSIAPKFKSCQILTDFDEGKYLKEKPWINSFSDLTLHAIEY, translated from the coding sequence ATGGATTTTAAAGCAAGTGGGACAAAGTTTAAGAAAACTGGCAAGAAGGTAGTGCCTGCTAAAgcgtttgaagaaattgttcAGACAAATAGAGATGttctgaaaaaatcagCATTCCTCTCAGATTTACTTGAAAATTTACAACCGCACCTCAATAACATTAAGAAAATACGATGTGTTGCAATTGGAAATTTCAAGGAGGATTTTCCTGCGACGTACCAATTCGCTCTTCTCCTAGAGATTACtgattatataaaaagtgAGGATGAAAGGGATGTCGTTGTTTCCCTGTATGATCCAATATTTACTAAAGAAGAGATACAGTACTTGAAAAGTTTAGGAAGCAAATGGCTGATAGAGGAAGAATTTTCAGAGAACGATGCAATTGATTATGAATCGGTATTATATTTCCTTCCCCATGCTCCTTTGGATTTAACTGAGAACATACTATCGTCACAGCGACCACACTTATGGCTGGCAAATAATATGATATCACACACCGATAGATACACCAAAGCAAAACTTTGTGAAAACTATCCTAATTTAAGCAAGCTAGTTCATTACTTGCAGACTAACGCTCCGCCAGAAGTTAAAAAAGCACATGATGTAGATGGTTTTGCAACATTCATTccaaagagaaaaagaaaaaacagaaacAACTCCTCTAAACTCAAGGTCACACCATCTGATATAGACTATGATTCAATAGCACCGAAGTTTAAGTCCTGCCAAATACTCACCGATTTTGATGAAGGAAAGtatttgaaggaaaaacCCTGGATCAATTCCTTCTCTGACTTGACGTTACATGCTATAGAGTACTAA
- the CTR3 gene encoding high-affinity Cu transporter CTR3 (High-affinity copper transporter of the plasma membrane; acts as a trimer; gene is disrupted by a Ty2 transposon insertion in many laboratory strains of S. cerevisiae), with protein sequence MNMGGSSSTAAKKATCKISMLWNWYTIDTCFIARSWRNDTKGKFAGSCIGCFALVVVAQWLTRFSRQFDVELLKRQKIKHLASYSPEEYVVKCGEEDAKSDIEELQGFYNEPSWKTTLISLQKSFIYSFYVWGPRRLNEPEDDLLKKVLSCCTLITPVDLYPTFLDHMIRVTIFVLQWGLSYIIMLLFMYYNGYIIISCLIGAIVGRFIFCYEPLGSLGANGSAQGTVSYDKESDDRKCCL encoded by the coding sequence ATGAATATGGGAGGCAGTAGCAGCACTGCTGCCAAAAAAGCGACTTGTAAAATATCGATGTTATGGAATTGGTATACCATTGACACCTGCTTCATTGCCAGATCTTGGAGAAATGACaccaaaggaaaatttgCTGGTTCTTGCATCGGCTGTTTTGCGCTTGTGGTGGTAGCTCAATGGCTTACTCGTTTTTCAAGGCAATTTGACGTAGAGCTATTAAAAAGACAGAAAATAAAGCATTTAGCTAGTTACTCGCCAGAGGAGTACGTTGTCAAATGTGGAGAAGAGGATGCTAAATCTGATATAGAAGAACTACAAGGCTTTTACAACGAACCAAGCTGGAAAACAACTTTAATTTCCTTacaaaaaagtttcatttATAGTTTTTACGTTTGGGGTCCAAGGAGATTGAACGAGCCAGAAGACGACCTGTTAAAGAAGGTCCTATCATGCTGTACATTAATAACGCCAGTGGATTTGTACCCAACTTTTTTGGATCACATGATAAGAGTTACTATTTTCGTATTACAGTGGGGGTTATCTTATATCATCATGCTGCTGTTCATGTACTATAACGGCTATATCATTATTAGTTGTTTAATAGGTGCTATCGTTGGTCGTTTCATATTTTGCTATGAACCTCTAGGCTCATTGGGTGCTAATGGATCAGCCCAGGGTACAGTGAGTTATGATAAAGAGAGTGATGATCGCAAATGCTGCTTGTag
- a CDS encoding gag protein (Retrotransposon TYA Gag gene co-transcribed with TYB Pol; translated as TYA or TYA-TYB polyprotein; Gag is a nucleocapsid protein that is the structural constituent of virus-like particles (VLPs); similar to retroviral Gag): MESQQLHQNPHSLHGSAYASVTSKEVPSNQDPLAVSASNLPEFDRDSTKVNSQQETTPGTSAVPENHHHVSPQPASVPPPQNGQYQQHGMMTPNKAMASNWAHYQQPSMMTCSHYQTSPAYYQPDPHYPLPQYIPPLSTSSPDPIDLKNQHSEIPQAKTKVGNNVLPPHTLTSEENFSTWVKFYIRFLKNSNLGDIIPNDQGEIKRQMTYEEHAYIYNTFQAFAPFHLLPTWVKQILEINYADILTVLCKSVSKMQTNNQELKDWIALANLEYDGSTSADTFEITVSTIIQRLKENNINVSDRLACQLILKGLSGDFKYLRNQYRTKTNMKLSQLFAEIQLIYDENKIMNLNKPSQYKQHSEYKNVSRTSPNTTNTKVTTRNYHRTNSSKPRAAKAHNIATSSKFSRVNNDHINESTVSSQYLSDDNELSLRPATERI, encoded by the coding sequence atggaatcccaacaattacatcaaaatccacattctcttcatggtagcgcctatgcttcggttacttctaaggaagtcccatcaaatcaagatccgttagccgtttcagcttccaattTACCGGAATTTGATAGAGATTCCACTAAGGTTAATTCTCAACAAGAGACAACACCTGGGAcatcagctgttccagagaaccatcatcatgtctctcctcaacctgcttcagtaccacctCCACAGAATGGACAGTACCAACAGCACGGCATGATGACCCCAAACAAAGCTATGGCCTCTAACTGGGCACATTACCAACAACCATCTATGATGACGTGTTCACATTATCAAACGTCACCTGCGTATTATCAACCGGACCCACACTATCCGTTGCCACAGTATATCCCACCACTGAGTACTTCCTCACCTGATCCAATcgatttaaaaaatcaacaCTCTGAAATACCTCAAGCTAAGACAAAGGTGGGAAATAACGTCTTACCACCACACACTTTaacatcagaagaaaacttttctacATGGGTTAAATTTTACAtcagatttttgaagaactcTAATCTCGGTGACATCATTCCAAATGACCAGGGtgaaatcaaaagacaaatgacttatgaagaacatgcgtatatatacaatacCTTCCAAGCATTTGCCccatttcatttattgcCAACATGggtaaaacaaattttagaaattaatTATGCTGACATCCTTACAGTCCTTTGTAAAAGTGTGTCCAAAATGCAAACTAACAATCAAGAATTAAAGGATTGGATAGCTCTTGCCAACCTTGAGTACGACGGAAGTACATCTGCTGatacatttgaaattacaGTCAGTACGATCATTCAGAggctaaaagaaaacaatatcaatgtTAGCGACAGATTGGCCTGTCAACTAATACTTAAAGGTCTATCCGGTGACTTCAAATACCTACGTAATCAATATCGTACCAAAACGAACATGAAACTTTCCCAATTATTCGCTGAAATTCAATTAATATATgacgaaaataaaatcatgaaTCTAAATAAACCGTCCCAATACAAACAACACAGCgaatacaaaaatgttTCTCGCACATCTCCAAACACGACTAACACAAAGGTTACAACTCGTAATTATCATAGAACAAATAGTTCAAAACCAAGAGCAGCAAAAGCTCACAATATTGCTACATCTAGTAAATTCTCAAGGGTGAACAATGATCACATTAATGAATCAACCGTTTCATCACAATACTTAAGCGATGACAACGAACTTAGTCTTAGGCCAGCAACAGAAAGAATCTAA
- a CDS encoding uncharacterized protein (hypothetical protein), whose protein sequence is MHLCQNGHYYKPHRASAEKVPYLKKKKKNSRNEGKAKKKNEKKKIGTVEFFQQKKKEKKRVLNAVCGL, encoded by the coding sequence ATGCATTTGTGCCAGAATGGACACTATTACAAACCCCACCGTGCCTCAGCTGAGAAGGTCCCTTacctaaagaaaaagaaaaagaattctCGAAACGAAGGcaaggcaaaaaaaaagaatgaaaagaaaaaaataggaactgttgaattttttcaacaaaaaaaaaaagaaaaaaaacggGTCCTAAATGCGGTGTGTGGGTTATAA
- a CDS encoding gag-pol fusion protein (Retrotransposon TYA Gag and TYB Pol genes; transcribed/translated as one unit; polyprotein is processed to make a nucleocapsid-like protein (Gag), reverse transcriptase (RT), protease (PR), and integrase (IN); similar to retroviral genes), with the protein MESQQLHQNPHSLHGSAYASVTSKEVPSNQDPLAVSASNLPEFDRDSTKVNSQQETTPGTSAVPENHHHVSPQPASVPPPQNGQYQQHGMMTPNKAMASNWAHYQQPSMMTCSHYQTSPAYYQPDPHYPLPQYIPPLSTSSPDPIDLKNQHSEIPQAKTKVGNNVLPPHTLTSEENFSTWVKFYIRFLKNSNLGDIIPNDQGEIKRQMTYEEHAYIYNTFQAFAPFHLLPTWVKQILEINYADILTVLCKSVSKMQTNNQELKDWIALANLEYDGSTSADTFEITVSTIIQRLKENNINVSDRLACQLILKGLSGDFKYLRNQYRTKTNMKLSQLFAEIQLIYDENKIMNLNKPSQYKQHSEYKNVSRTSPNTTNTKVTTRNYHRTNSSKPRAAKAHNIATSSKFSRVNNDHINESTVSSQYLSDDNELSLGQQQKESKPTHTIDSNDELPDHLLIDSGASQTLVRSAHYLHHATPNSEINIVDAQKQDIPINAIGNLHFNFQNGTKTSIKALHTPNIAYDLLSLSELANQNITACFTRNTLERSDGTVLAPIVKHGDFYWLSKKYLIPSHISKLTINNVNKSKSVNKYPYPLIHRMLGHANFRSIQKSLKKNAVTYLKESDIEWSNASTYQCPDCLIGKSTKHRHVKGSRLKYQESYEPFQYLHTDIFGPVHHLPKSAPSYFISFTDEKTRFQWVYPLHDRREESILNVFTSILAFIKNQFNARVLVIQMDRGSEYTNKTLHKFFTNRGITACYTTTADSRAHGVAERLNRTLLNDCRTLLHCSGLPNHLWFSAVEFSTIIRNSLVSPKNDKSARQHAGLAGLDITTILPFGQPVIVNNHNPDSKIHPRGIPGYALHPSRNSYGYIIYLPSLKKTVDTTNYVILQDNQSKLDQFNYDTLTFDDDLNRLTAHNQSFIEQNETEQSYDQNTESDHDYQSEIEINSDPLVNDFSSQSMNPLQLDHEPVQKVRAPKEVDADISEYNILPSPVRSRTPHIINKESTEMGGTIESDTTSPRHSSTFTARNQKRPGSPNDMIDLTSQDRVNYGLENIKTTRLGGTEEPYIQRNSDTNIKYRTTNSTPSIDDRSSNSESTTPIISIETKAVCDNTPSIDTDPPEYRSSDHATPNIMPDKSSKNVTADSILDDLPLPDLTHKSPTDTSDVSKDIPHIHSRQTNSSLGGMDDSNVLTTTKSKKRSLEDNETEIEVSRDTWNNKNMRSLEPPRSKKRINLIAAIKGVKSIKPVRTTLRYDEAITYNKDNKEKDRYVEAYHKEISQLLKMNTWDTNKYYDRNDIDPKKVINSMFIFNKKRDGTHKARFVARGDIQHPDTYDSDMQSNTVHHYALMTSLSIALDNDYYITQLDISSAYLYADIKEELYIRPPPHLGLNDKLLRLRKSLYGLKQSGANWYETIKSYLINCCDMQEVRGWSCVFKNSQVTICLFVDDMILFSKDLNANKKIITTLKKQYDTKIINLGERDNEIQYDILGLEIKYQRSKYMKLGMEKSLTEKLPKLNVPLNPKGKKLRAPGQPGHYIDQDELEIDEDEYKEKVHEMQKLIGLASYVGYKFRFDLLYYINTLAQHILFPSRQVLDMTYELIQFMWDTRDKQLIWHKNKPTKPDNKLVAISDASYGNQPYYKSQIGNIFLLNGKVIGGKSTKASLTCTSTTEAEIHAVSEAIPLLNNLSHLVQELNKKPIIKGLLTDSRSTISIIKSTNEEKFRNRFFGTKAMRLRDEVSGNNLYVYYIETKKNIADVMTKPLPIKTFKLLTNKWIH; encoded by the exons atggaatcccaacaattacatcaaaatccacattctcttcatggtagcgcctatgcttcggttacttctaaggaagtcccatcaaatcaagatccgttagccgtttcagcttccaattTACCGGAATTTGATAGAGATTCCACTAAGGTTAATTCTCAACAAGAGACAACACCTGGGAcatcagctgttccagagaaccatcatcatgtctctcctcaacctgcttcagtaccacctCCACAGAATGGACAGTACCAACAGCACGGCATGATGACCCCAAACAAAGCTATGGCCTCTAACTGGGCACATTACCAACAACCATCTATGATGACGTGTTCACATTATCAAACGTCACCTGCGTATTATCAACCGGACCCACACTATCCGTTGCCACAGTATATCCCACCACTGAGTACTTCCTCACCTGATCCAATcgatttaaaaaatcaacaCTCTGAAATACCTCAAGCTAAGACAAAGGTGGGAAATAACGTCTTACCACCACACACTTTaacatcagaagaaaacttttctacATGGGTTAAATTTTACAtcagatttttgaagaactcTAATCTCGGTGACATCATTCCAAATGACCAGGGtgaaatcaaaagacaaatgacttatgaagaacatgcgtatatatacaatacCTTCCAAGCATTTGCCccatttcatttattgcCAACATGggtaaaacaaattttagaaattaatTATGCTGACATCCTTACAGTCCTTTGTAAAAGTGTGTCCAAAATGCAAACTAACAATCAAGAATTAAAGGATTGGATAGCTCTTGCCAACCTTGAGTACGACGGAAGTACATCTGCTGatacatttgaaattacaGTCAGTACGATCATTCAGAggctaaaagaaaacaatatcaatgtTAGCGACAGATTGGCCTGTCAACTAATACTTAAAGGTCTATCCGGTGACTTCAAATACCTACGTAATCAATATCGTACCAAAACGAACATGAAACTTTCCCAATTATTCGCTGAAATTCAATTAATATATgacgaaaataaaatcatgaaTCTAAATAAACCGTCCCAATACAAACAACACAGCgaatacaaaaatgttTCTCGCACATCTCCAAACACGACTAACACAAAGGTTACAACTCGTAATTATCATAGAACAAATAGTTCAAAACCAAGAGCAGCAAAAGCTCACAATATTGCTACATCTAGTAAATTCTCAAGGGTGAACAATGATCACATTAATGAATCAACCGTTTCATCACAATACTTAAGCGATGACAACGAACTTAGTCTT GGCCAGCAACAGAAAGAATCTAAGCCAACACACACAATAGACTCGAATGACGAACTACCTGATCACCTTCTTATTGATTCAGGAGCTTCGCAAACGCTTGTCAGATCAGCCCATTATTTACACCATGCAACACCCAATTCTGAAATAAACATAGTCGATGCTCAAAAACAAGACATTCCTATAAATGCCATTGGTAATCTTCACTTCAACTTTCAGAACGgcaccaaaacatcaataaaagcACTACACACACCAAACATAGCCTATGATCTATTAAGTTTGAGTGAGCTGGCTAACCAAAATATTACTGCCTGCTTTACCAGAAACACTTTAGAAAGATCGGATGGTACAGTACTAGCTCCCATAGTCAAACatggagacttttactggTTATCTAAAAAATACCTAATTCCTTCGCACATTTCAAAGCTAACAATAAACAACGtcaacaaaagcaaaagcgTAAATAAATATCCATATCCGTTAATACATCGAATGCTTGGACATGCTAACTTCCGAAGTATTCAGAAGTCTCTTAAGAAGAATGCAGTTACATATTTGAAGGAATCGGATATTGAATGGTCTAACGCTAGCACatatcaatgtcctgaCTGTCtaatcggcaaaagcacGAAACATAGACATGTCAAAGGATCACGACTAAAGTACCAAGAATCATATGAGCCTTTTCAGTACTTGCATACCGATATATTTGGTCCTGTACATCACTTACCGAAAAGTGCACCTTCTTACTTTATATCGTTTACAGATGAGAAAACCAGATTCCAATGGGTGTACCCATTACACGACCGTCGTGAAGAATCTATCCTCAATGTTTTTACATCGATATTAGCATTTATTAAGAACCAATTCAATGCTCGCGTTCTAGTTATCCAGATGGATCGTGGCTCCGAGTACACTAACAAAACTCTTCATAAGTTCTTTACGAACAGAGGTATTACTGcatgctatacaaccacGGCAGATTCTAGAGCACACGGTGTCGCTGAACGATTAAATCGTACTTTATTAAACGATTGTCGCACACTGCTTCATTGCAGTGGTCTACCAAATCATCTATGGTTCTCAGCagtcgaattttctactataaTCAGAAATTCATTAGTCTCACCAAAAAACGAtaaatctgcaagacaacatgcAGGTTTAGCTGGACTGGACATTACTACTATACtacctttcggtcaaccGGTTATAGTTAACAACCATAATCCCGACTCgaaaatacatcctcgtggcaTTCCAGGTTACGCCTTACATCCGTCACGAAACTCTTATGGCTATATtatctatcttccatcattaaaaaagacagtAGATACTACCAATTACGTTATATTACAAGACAACCAATCCAAATTGGACCAATTCAATTATGATACACTCACctttgatgatgatctCAATCGTTTAACAGCCCATAACCAATCttttattgaacaaaatgaaacagAGCAGTCATATGATCAAAATACAGAATCTGATCATGACTATCAATCGGAGATTGAAATAAACTCTGATCCTCTAGTGAACGACTTCTCGTCCCAATCAATGAACCCCTTACAATTAGACCACGAACCAGTCCAAAAAGTACGTGCaccaaaagaagttgatgccgacatatctgaatacaatattcttccatctcCTGTACGATCTCGTACACCCcatatcattaataaagaGAGTACCGAAATGGGTGGTACCATTGAATCAGATACTACTTCACCTAGACACTCGTCTACCTTCACTGCACGAAACCAAAAGCGACCTGGTAGTCCCAATGATATGATTGATTTGACCTCACAGGATAGAGTTAATTATGGActtgaaaacatcaaaactACACGTTTGGGTGGTACGGAGGAACCATATATTCAACGAAATAGTGAtacaaatatcaaatacaGGACTACAAATAGTACGCCCTCAATAGATGACCGTTCGTCCAACAGTGAATCCACTACTCCCATCATCTCCATAGAAACAAAGGCTGTATGTGATAATACACCCTCCATTGATACGGATCCGCCAGAATATCGATCTTCTGACCATGCGACTCCTAATATAATGCCTGAcaaatcctcaaaaaatgttacGGCTGATTCTATTCTTGACGACCTCCCACTTCCTGACTTAACCCATAAATCTCCTACGGACACTTCTgatgtttcaaaagatattccacACATACACTCTCGTCAgactaattccagtttgggtggtatggatGATTCTAATGTTCTGACTACTACcaaaagtaagaaaagatcattagaagataatgaaactgaaattgaGGTATCCcgagacacatggaataataagaatatgAGAAGTCTGGAACCACcaagatcgaagaaacgcATAAATTTAATTGCAGCAATAAAAGGAGTGAAATCGATCAAACCAGTTCGAACGACCTTAAGATATGATGAAGCAATTACATATAAtaaagacaacaaagaaaaagacagaTATGTTGAAGCTTatcataaagaaattagccaactattgaaaatgaacacTTGGGatacaaacaaatattatgataGAAATGACATAGATCctaaaaaagtaataaactcaatgtttatatttaacaagaaacgtgaTGGTACACACaaagctagatttgttgcaagaggcGACATTCAACACCCCGATACATATGATTCTGATatgcaatccaataccGTACATCACTATGCACTGATGACGTCACTGTCAATCGCATTAGACAACGACTATTATATCACACAGCTGGACATATCCTCTGCTTACTTATATGctgatatcaaagaagaattatacataagacctccaccacatttaggTTTGAATGATAAATTACTACGTTTGAGAAAATCACTCTATGgtttgaaacaaagtggtgCAAACTGGTATGAAACCATTAAAtcatatttaataaattgttGCGACATGCAAGAAGTTCGCggatggtcatgcgtatttaagaatagtcaagtaacaatttgcttattcgttgatgatatgatattattcagcaaagacttaaatgcaaataagaaaatcataacaacactcaagaaacaatacgatacaaagataataaatctgggtgaaagagataacgaaattcagtACGACATACTTGGATTAGagatcaaatatcaaagaagcaagtacatgaaattaggtatggaaaaatccttgacagaaaaattacccaaactaaacgtacctttgaacccaaaaggaaagaaacttagagctccaggtcaaccaggtcattatatagaccaggatgaactagaaatagatgaagatgaatacaaagagaaggtacatgaaatgcaaaagttgattggtctagcttcatatgttggatataaatttagatttgacttactatactacatcaacacacttgctcaacatatactattcccctctagacaagttttagacatgacatatgagttaatacaattcatgtgggacactagagataaacaattaatatggcacaaaaacaaacctaccaagccagataataaactagtCGCAATAAGCGATGCTTCATATGGTAACCAACCATATTACAAGTCACAAATTGGTAACATTTTCCTACTCAACGGAAAAGtgattggaggaaagtcgACAAAGGCTTCGTTAACATGCACTTCAACTacagaagcagaaatacacgcAGTCAGTGAAGCTATACCGCTATTGAATAACCTCAGTCACCTTGTGcaagaacttaacaagaaaccaattattaaaGGCTTACTTACTGATAGTAGATCAACgatcagtataattaagtctacaaatgaagagaaatttagaaacagattttttggcacaaaggcaatgagacttagagatgaagtatcaggtaataatttatacgtatactacatcgagaccaagaagaacattgctgatgtgatgacaaaacctcttccgataaaaacatttaaactattaacaaacaaatggattcattag